Below is a window of Rhipicephalus sanguineus isolate Rsan-2018 chromosome 9, BIME_Rsan_1.4, whole genome shotgun sequence DNA.
TGCGACTGATCGCGTACGCCTGTACGAGGCGGATCGCGCAACTTTCCCGCATACCGCTGCGTCTGTTCGTTATGCGGCGGAGTAGTCGAATCGTGTCGTCTACTGAGCGTCTAAGTCTTCGTACCATCTCACCGTTGTGACCGTTGGCCTGCAGGTGTAGTCCCAATATCCTTATATGCTCTACGCTCGGTATGGGAACGCCGTCCGCCGTTACTACTCTAATGTCTGCTCTCCCTCCGCCGGGAAGCACGGTTTTGCGGCCCCTGCTCGTGGGTCTGTAGAGCAATAGCTCGGACTTGGCCGCCGAACATTCGAGGCCCGTGCCTCGCAAGAACTCCTGGACCGCGTCCACGCCCATCTGAAGCGTTCGTTCTACGTTGCCGTCACATCCTCCTCGGGGGACCCAGAGGGTGATGTTGTCCGCATAGAGGCTGTGATGCAGTCCCTCTATTGTAGCTAGTTTTTCCTGAAGCCCAAGAAGGACGAGATTAGACAACATGGGTGACACGAcagagccctgcggcgtacccaTCGGGCCCGTCTCGAATTGCTCTGATTCCGCGTTGCCGACGACGGCGCTCCCACGCCTGCCCGTGAGGAAATCGCGTATATAGTTATACATTCTTTGGCCTAATCCCAGCGATCGGACACGGTCGAGAATCGCCGCGTGCTCGACACTGTCAAAAGCCTTTTTCAGATCGAGGCCGAGAATCGCCTTGGTGGAACGAGAAGTGTCGTCTATGATCTGGTGTTTGAGCTGCAGCATCACGTCCTGCGCGGAAAGGTTGCGACGAAATCCCAAcatcgtggggggggggggaagacgtcggcgtcttcgaggtaaTCAGTCACGCGAGTCAGGACAgcgtgttccatgattttgcccacgcaggacgtgagcgagattgCTCTTAGGTTATCGATCGTCACCTGCTTACCCGGTTTGGGAATCATGACCACGCGGGCCCTTTTCCACGCATTGGGGAGGGAGCCCTCTCGCCAGCACTCGTTAACGTAGGCCGTCAGTCGCGTAATTGACTCGTCGTCCAGGTTGCGTAGGGTCTTGTTGGTCACACGATCCGGGCCAGGGGCCGACCTGGTGTTGAGACTGCTTAGGACCGCCCTGATTTCTGCTTCACTAAACTCCGCGTCTAGCTTTTCGTTGTCGTCTCCGTCGTACATTACGTGCATGCATTTATTGTGGCAATTCGACAGATGGCCCAGAATTGCAAATTTTAGACGATGCTGGACAGAATGATAAGGGACCGTATTGTGTGTGGAGTCAGGTCCAAGAATTTGCAAAAGCAGCTGCTAGCAAAGAAAGACCTTAATCTTCAAGAAGCCGAGGCCCTTGCCCTGGCCGCAGAAAGCGCCGAACTCGATTCGCAAGGTATTATTTCGGACAAAAAGCAAGCGAGTTTGCTTGAGTGCTCAATATGAGTCGCGCGCGAAAACGGCGGGCGCATAACAATGCAATTGCTGTGGGAAGCATGGTCACAGATCCAATGCTTGTCGCCTAATCAAGCGCAGATGCTTCAAATGTACACGGCGAGGGCATTTACCCAGAATGTGCGTGGTGAACGACAAAACAAGCAGAATGCTAGCAGTGACAGCACAGGCAACTGAAACGGAAGACAGTGATAACAGTGCGTCGCAGATTTGGTCGTTGACCACTAAGCGCTCGCTCATACCCCCTATAAGAAAGAAATTCGCGTGGAACGGCATTCAAGTAACGATGGACATCGATACGGGCTCTCCTGTTTGCGTCATTCCTAAGAGCATCTACGAGACGTACTGTCATCAGTGGCCGCAGCTACAGAAGTCAGAACTACCGCTTTCATGCTATCTGGGAAGACTTCCGCTTCTCGGCGCAATAACAATGCCGGTTTCCTACGAAGGTACAACAGTGCAATGTACTTTGACGGTTTTAGACTGCGATGGGCCCAGTCTTTGCGGTCGGGATCTGCTGAAAAAATTAACAGACGAACGTATCCAGGTTCTCAATGTGTATCCGCAGCCTTCAAGGTCAAGCCAAGCCCAGGAGTTCATTCCGAAGCTGCTTCAGAAAAACGCTGACCTTTTCATTGAGGGCACTGGTCTCATGAAAGGTCCGCCGGCCCGACTGCGTATCAAGACCGGATCAACCCCCAAGCTTTTCAAGGCAAGAAAAATTCATTTTGCACTTCGTGATAAAGTGTCAAAGGAGCTTGACAGATTAGTATCCGCTGGCATAATCTCTCTAGTTTCTGATTCCGAATGGGCGACGCCCATTGTTCTAGTTTTGAAGAAGGACGGAACGTGCGCATATGCGGGGACTTCAAGGTGACTTTAAACCCAGTGTGCGAGGTTGAGCAGTACCCATTGCCTGTCATAGACGACGTACTTGCAAATTTATGCGGAGGGAAGAAATTCAGTATATTAGACCTTCGCGATGCATACAACCAGGTCGAGCTAGATGAAGACTCGCGGAAATTAGCAGTGATAAATACACCGAAGAGGCTGTTCTGCTACAATAGATTGCCGTTTGGCATCGCGTCAGCTCCTGCGATCTTCCAACGGAAGATTGAATCGGTGCTACAAGGGCTGCCAGGGACACAGGCATATCTGGATGATGTGCTCATAGCCGAGAGCAACAACAACGAAAATGCTAATCTGGAAGCAGTGTTGCAGCGATTCCGCGAGAACGGCATCAAGCTTCGTGCAGAAAAGTGCAGGTTTTGTGACTCGTCGGCGACGTATCTGGCACATCGTATTGATACCGAGGGACTACATCCGCTCGAAAAGAACGTCGACGCAATCAGACTGGCCCCGTTGCCACTAAATGTTGCTGAGTTACGATCCTTTTTAGGAATGGTCACATTTTTCAATAAGTTTCTGCCAAATCTTTCCACTGTGCTTGTACCTTTGTATAAGCTTCTTGAAAAAGGCGCAAAATGGGTTTGGCACACGAAAGAAAACTCGGCATTTCAGAGGGCAAAGAGCGCTTTGTGTTCGGCCCCAGTGCTAACGTATTTTGATCCGCAGCTGGAGTTGCTGCTGGAATGCGACGCTTCCCCTTACGGTGTCGGTGCTACCCTTTTTCAGCGTATAAATGGCGAAGACAGGCCAATTGGGTTCCGGTCACAAACGCTCACTTCAGCTGAAATGAAGTACTCCCAAATCGAGCGAGAAGCTTTAGCCTTAGTGTTTGGCGTGACACGGTTCCGTGATTACCTCTTGGGTCGGGAGTTCACGTTAGTAAAGGATCACCGTCCTTTGTTGGAGCTACTGAGACCGGACCGTCAGACTTCTGTTATGGCTGCCGCACGCATTCAGCGATGGGCGCTTTTGCTCGGGTCGTACAAATACAAGCTTATTTGTAAACCCGGCAGACAGATGTTATCTCTGATGCCCTAAACCGCTTACCACAATCATTGCAGGAGCCGGAAGCAGAAACGGAAAACCTCACGGAAATGGTGCTTCTcattagaagaagaagaagaagaatgtttttattttcattgaaATGATTTACAAAAATTGCTGCGAGAACATCCGGATCCGTAGCCGATATGGCTAGTTAAGGATCCGTTAAAGACATTGCATATTGTGGTTTATTTAGCGAGTACAATGTTGATATATAAGATTCAATCACAATCACATTTTACAATACgatcatgcagaaaaaaaaaataaaaaagaacagagTCAATGTGTATGTACCCAGAGTTATTAGTTCGGTATCAATATGGTGACTGGTAACTCCCCGATAGGAAGAGTTTTCTGAGTGATTGCGTCATATTTGGCAGGCATTTAATTAGGGTAGGGATACTGTTCCAGATTTTTGCACCAATAAAGGATACTGTTCGACGGCCGTAAACATTGTGGACTATCGGCAGGTTAAGATTTAGTTGTTCCGCCTGTCGAGTGTGACCTCTAGGTTTTATTAAGACTGATGAGTGAAGGGGCACatttttattcattattttgtgTACTAATGTTGCGCTTTTGTATTGCCTAGCCATATTAAAAGGCATTATGTTGAGATTTCTGAAAATTTCAGTCGATGGTGCATTCTTGGGTGCTGATGCAATGGTTCGTACAGCTCTCTTTTGCAAAATGTTAACGACGGAGCAATATGAAGCATATGTGTAGCTCCATGATTCAATGCAATAGGTTAGGTGAGAGTGAAAAACGTTAAAGTATAATATACGGAGTGTGTGTGAGTTGAAGTAGTTCCTAGCTTTAAACAATGTAAAGCATGCAAAGCTTAGTTTTCTACACAAATTGTCTATATGTGATGTCCAGTGGAAtgaagggtctagagtcacgccAAGGTAAGTATACGCGTTTACCTTGTCAATACGTGTTTCCCCAATGTACAGACCACATGTTTCAGGTATCACTTTTCGGTTAGAGGCGAAAACAACGTACTTGGTTTTTTTTGTGTTTAATAATAAATTGTTTTGTTTAAACCACTGAGAAGTTGCTTGCAGTTCTTTATTGGCGAGTGATTCGGCTTCCTGAAGGGAGTGACGTGCTATAAGTAAGGCGGTATCATCTGCATATAGAGCTGCTTGCATATGGGTTAAGGATAGAGGGTAATCATTAATAAAGAGGGAGAACAAAATCGGTCCAAGTActgaaccttgcggcacacctgttTCAACGAGTTTCCTGTTTGACTTGTTACCGAGTATTTGTACATACTGAGTCCGTTGCGACAAATAACTGCGAAAGAACTTTGAAGATATTCCTCTAAATCCATAGCGTTCGAGTTTGTTTAGCAATATACTGTGGTCCACGGAATCAAAAGCTTTTTTTATATCTAGGAAGACACCTATGACGAACTGGTTATCGTTTAATGCTCGGTTTACTGTTTCTGCCACAAAGCTTACCGCAGTAGCCGTACTGTGGTCTTTTCTAAAGCCATGTTGATTCGGAGTTAGGATACCGTATTTTGTAATAAAGTCCATCATTCTTTTGGCAACAAGCTTCTCAAAAAGAGTGTTCACGCAGGATAGAATCGTTATTGGGCGGTAATTTGCTATGTCGTCAGGGCATTCGCCTTT
It encodes the following:
- the LOC119405758 gene encoding uncharacterized protein LOC119405758; amino-acid sequence: MLGFRRNLSAQDVMLQLKHQIIDDTSRSTKAILGLDLKKAFDSVEHAAILDRVRSLGLGQRMYNYIRDFLTGRRGSAVVGNAESEQFETGPMGTPQGSVVSPMLSNLVLLGLQEKLATIEGLHHSLYADNITLWVPRGGCDGNVERTLQMGVDAVQEFLRGTGLECSAAKSELLLYRPTSRGRKTVLPGGGRADIRVVTADGVPIPSVEHIRILGLHLQANGHNGEMVRRLRRSVDDTIRLLRRITNRRSGMRESCAIRLVQAYAISRITFVAPFLKWLASERNKIDCVTRKAFKRAVGIPVNASTDTFFELGLHNTLGELIEAHNIAQYERLSKSKTGRRILESLGITYHAQCREKTMVPITVRDRLTVPPLPKNMHPTHHVGRRNKTASALQRMYGNSEEAVYVDAARYPEGSNDQTADRTCKARYKTPYIVKRRRWERQQQEDSPKPTPASNNADQQDSPPPRQPTRRPGPHKIPHPFPVEIQVTEPNAWTTRAEVGRRGRGNAAWV